One stretch of Shewanella sp. Arc9-LZ DNA includes these proteins:
- a CDS encoding TonB-dependent siderophore receptor — protein sequence MTLANKAIQTIKLNTNYPWVYSSISLAVMFAITPQVMAEQYDKQNSESIERVEVHGQNTTNKDLLGSAQSLLEKQGVDFSEAGGVSALPILNGMMGDRIKVLIDGSDITSSCANQMNPPLSYVSANHISSTQVVAGVSPVSAGGDNIAGVINVNSLTPVFTDSDNVTWQSGNISSGYRSTNDAILAGVNATVASKTLSFSYQGSFEDANSYTDGHGDKVLDTLYQSQNHALNAAWQDDIQQVAVKLTHQHIPFQGFANQYMDMTNNDSYGALVRYQRTLENEGEFTAQANWHNVEHEMGFFSDEKTGMMPMKTKGKDYSYQLHWQLPTSSDSTLLIGQEYYVYQLDDTWPAIEGSTMMGPNDYVNINDGERQRAALYGEWQQTLNTRWWLSAGVRYEYVSTSTGEVQPYNTMSMMGMTNVNAMAADEFNSLYRKHNDNNIDATLLARYQLSDTEVIELGLARKNRAPNLYERYSWGQSTMSTTMIGWYGDANGYIGNPDLSAETAHTLSMAYKRVQDDLAFSATAWYSDINNYIDANVVSSFNRTSIDSNRRHILQFANVDATLFGARIDAEYQITENRSGKWLLNANISATRGERDDNDQALYQIKPLQTKLALQQQLGDWQNSLSWLWVASKDRLDEQRLENTTDSYTLLNLSSSIQWQDATMTIAVKNLLDEYYQLPLGGISIAEYKADNSNGFQQIAGAGRSLELNVSYAF from the coding sequence ATGACGTTGGCAAATAAAGCAATCCAAACCATTAAATTAAATACAAATTACCCATGGGTTTACTCATCAATTTCATTGGCTGTAATGTTTGCTATTACACCTCAAGTAATGGCTGAGCAGTACGATAAGCAAAATAGTGAAAGCATTGAGCGGGTTGAAGTACATGGACAAAACACGACTAACAAAGACTTACTCGGCTCAGCCCAAAGCTTACTTGAAAAGCAAGGAGTAGACTTTTCTGAAGCAGGTGGCGTATCGGCATTACCGATTTTAAATGGCATGATGGGCGATCGCATTAAGGTGCTCATTGATGGCAGTGATATTACCTCATCATGTGCAAACCAGATGAACCCGCCACTTTCTTATGTGTCAGCAAATCACATTAGTTCGACCCAAGTGGTTGCTGGAGTCTCTCCGGTGAGCGCCGGTGGCGATAACATTGCTGGCGTAATTAACGTCAATAGCTTAACCCCTGTATTTACCGATAGCGACAATGTGACATGGCAAAGTGGTAACATATCTAGTGGTTACCGAAGTACCAACGACGCTATTCTCGCAGGTGTAAATGCCACTGTTGCAAGTAAAACATTAAGCTTTAGTTACCAAGGATCATTTGAAGACGCTAACAGCTATACCGACGGCCACGGCGATAAAGTACTAGACACCTTATACCAATCACAAAATCATGCATTAAACGCTGCTTGGCAAGATGACATTCAACAAGTTGCAGTCAAACTGACTCATCAACATATCCCCTTTCAAGGTTTTGCAAACCAGTATATGGACATGACGAATAATGACAGTTATGGCGCATTAGTGCGCTATCAACGAACGCTAGAAAATGAAGGCGAGTTCACTGCCCAAGCAAACTGGCACAATGTCGAGCATGAGATGGGTTTCTTTAGCGATGAAAAAACCGGCATGATGCCAATGAAAACTAAGGGTAAAGATTACAGTTACCAACTGCATTGGCAGCTGCCAACCAGTTCAGACAGTACATTATTAATTGGCCAAGAATATTATGTTTATCAGCTTGATGATACATGGCCAGCGATTGAAGGTTCTACCATGATGGGCCCCAATGACTACGTCAATATCAATGATGGCGAACGCCAACGTGCTGCACTTTATGGCGAGTGGCAACAAACACTTAATACTCGTTGGTGGCTGTCTGCAGGTGTTCGTTATGAATACGTATCAACCAGCACAGGTGAGGTTCAACCTTATAACACTATGAGTATGATGGGCATGACCAATGTTAATGCCATGGCCGCAGATGAATTTAATAGCCTATATCGAAAGCACAATGACAATAACATCGATGCCACCCTTCTAGCTCGCTATCAACTCAGTGATACTGAAGTGATAGAACTTGGTTTAGCCCGAAAGAACCGCGCCCCAAATTTATATGAGCGATACAGTTGGGGCCAAAGCACCATGTCGACGACTATGATTGGCTGGTACGGCGATGCAAACGGCTACATAGGCAACCCTGACCTTAGTGCAGAAACTGCACATACATTGAGTATGGCTTACAAGCGAGTACAAGATGATTTAGCATTTAGTGCAACAGCTTGGTATAGCGACATCAATAATTATATTGACGCTAATGTGGTCAGCAGCTTTAATCGCACAAGCATCGATAGTAATCGTCGTCATATTTTACAGTTTGCAAATGTGGACGCGACCTTGTTTGGTGCACGCATAGATGCTGAATATCAAATAACAGAAAACCGCAGTGGTAAATGGCTCCTTAACGCTAATATCAGTGCCACGCGCGGCGAAAGAGATGACAATGACCAAGCGCTGTATCAAATAAAACCTTTGCAAACTAAGCTAGCTTTACAACAACAGCTAGGCGATTGGCAAAATAGTCTCAGTTGGCTATGGGTTGCGAGTAAAGACCGCTTGGATGAACAGCGTTTAGAAAACACAACTGACAGTTACACACTGCTTAACTTAAGTAGCAGTATCCAATGGCAAGATGCCACAATGACTATAGCAGTGAAAAATTTACTGGATGAGTATTATCAATTGCCGCTTGGCGGTATCAGTATTGCTGAATATAAGGCTGATAACAGTAACGGTTTTCAACAAATCGCTGGTGCGGGTCGCTCACTCGAATTGAATGTCAGTTACGCGTTCTAG
- a CDS encoding TIGR03503 family protein: MSATRAGYLAISCLLLLSLIFAWQPNAQAAMVNASQAAELKNRFRIDYMVDHLTLVIQRSYGSAPVVVILPDGSKWYSNRHPQTVKWVDGIAADMIYIEKPMPGPWQLLGSVVEGSTIQKISALDIAVQPLPQPLYQGERLKVTARLLGDNLTMRMPGLEYMVEWTARFTSAHLPTDDNFATGTIIVGAYKDNGELLDETPDDGIFTGSHNLQQPTGHYVLNVTARNNVFEREYVMPFELLPQPIKVKMVPNSDPLKGIWQIQLTVDESVVKLAETHFEFDLVGPAGLLLPITLQTMTSADQILYLPKVTEFGSYRVKGSVVSTTVDGREIVLNLPEMFFNLVEPPAPVPTVEELAEKAAIQAEIEEQVAKDDAMFWIVTINGILFFVGIIGLVIWRKKQTLAKAMAAAEERLKQNPVNEDKPKDSILESVDLDDIDLSMPDDKN; this comes from the coding sequence ATGAGTGCCACTCGCGCCGGTTATCTTGCTATTTCATGTTTATTGTTGCTGAGTCTTATCTTCGCTTGGCAACCTAATGCCCAAGCTGCAATGGTCAATGCATCGCAAGCAGCAGAACTTAAAAATCGTTTTCGAATCGATTATATGGTTGATCATTTAACGTTAGTTATCCAACGAAGCTATGGTTCTGCGCCTGTCGTGGTGATTTTACCTGATGGCAGCAAATGGTACTCAAATCGTCATCCTCAAACGGTAAAATGGGTAGATGGTATTGCTGCCGATATGATTTATATCGAAAAACCGATGCCAGGGCCTTGGCAGTTATTAGGCAGTGTGGTTGAAGGGTCGACAATACAAAAAATCTCTGCATTAGACATTGCAGTGCAACCATTACCGCAACCACTTTATCAGGGTGAAAGGTTAAAAGTTACAGCAAGACTCTTGGGTGATAATTTAACCATGAGAATGCCGGGTTTGGAGTATATGGTCGAATGGACTGCACGTTTTACCAGTGCGCATCTTCCAACTGACGACAATTTCGCAACGGGTACCATTATTGTCGGTGCTTATAAAGACAATGGTGAATTGTTGGACGAAACACCTGACGATGGCATCTTTACCGGAAGCCATAATTTACAACAACCTACCGGTCATTATGTACTCAATGTCACTGCACGAAATAATGTCTTTGAGCGTGAATATGTGATGCCGTTTGAGCTCTTGCCACAACCAATCAAAGTCAAAATGGTACCCAATAGCGATCCATTAAAAGGCATATGGCAGATACAGTTAACGGTTGATGAATCTGTGGTGAAATTAGCAGAAACTCATTTTGAGTTTGACTTAGTCGGCCCTGCTGGGTTGTTGCTGCCTATTACCTTGCAAACCATGACCAGTGCAGATCAAATTCTATACTTACCTAAAGTGACTGAGTTTGGCAGTTATCGTGTTAAAGGCAGTGTGGTTTCTACTACGGTTGATGGCCGAGAAATTGTGCTCAATTTACCTGAAATGTTTTTTAATTTAGTAGAGCCCCCTGCTCCAGTCCCAACAGTTGAAGAACTTGCTGAAAAAGCGGCCATTCAAGCAGAAATTGAAGAGCAAGTCGCTAAAGACGATGCGATGTTCTGGATTGTTACCATTAATGGCATACTTTTTTTCGTTGGTATTATTGGTTTGGTGATATGGCGTAAAAAACAAACGCTGGCAAAGGCGATGGCTGCGGCGGAAGAAAGGTTAAAGCAAAATCCAGTGAATGAAGATAAACCTAAAGACAGTATTCTAGAAAGCGTCGACTTAGATGATATTGATTTGAGTATGCCAGATGATAAAAACTAA
- the dnaQ gene encoding DNA polymerase III subunit epsilon has product MNIISSASRQVILDTETTGMNQAGGPIYVGHRIIEIGCVEVINRRLTGRTYHQYINPGQAIDEEAIQVHGITNDRVANEPRFHQIAKDFIDFIDGAEIVAHNANFDVSFMDHEFSKLNPIGPKTKEICSILDSLAIAKRLHPGQKNNLDALCRRYGIDNGRRTYHGALLDAEILADVYLIMTGGQIKFNLSNEKAGQEGGGIKNIDPAAFNLKVVGASADEILLHEQRLDLIAKSGKCLWRG; this is encoded by the coding sequence ATGAACATTATTTCTAGTGCAAGTCGTCAAGTGATCCTCGATACCGAAACTACCGGTATGAACCAAGCGGGTGGACCGATTTATGTGGGCCATCGCATTATTGAAATTGGTTGTGTTGAAGTGATTAATCGTCGCTTAACAGGTCGAACGTATCACCAATATATTAATCCTGGTCAAGCGATTGATGAAGAGGCAATTCAAGTTCACGGTATTACCAATGACCGTGTTGCCAACGAACCGCGTTTTCATCAAATAGCCAAAGATTTTATCGATTTTATCGATGGCGCTGAAATTGTCGCTCATAACGCCAACTTCGACGTGAGCTTTATGGACCATGAGTTTTCAAAACTCAATCCAATTGGGCCTAAAACCAAAGAGATTTGCAGTATTCTCGACAGTTTAGCCATTGCAAAGCGTCTGCATCCAGGCCAAAAAAATAACTTAGATGCGTTGTGTCGACGTTACGGTATCGATAATGGCCGCCGTACTTATCACGGCGCATTACTCGATGCGGAAATTCTTGCTGATGTTTACTTAATCATGACAGGTGGACAAATTAAGTTTAATTTGTCTAATGAAAAAGCGGGTCAAGAAGGTGGCGGAATTAAAAATATCGATCCGGCGGCGTTTAATCTTAAAGTCGTTGGTGCATCAGCCGATGAAATACTATTACACGAACAACGACTTGATCTCATTGCGAAGTCAGGTAAATGTCTCTGGAGAGGGTAA
- the rnhA gene encoding ribonuclease HI → MAELKQLYIFTDGSCLGNPGPGGYGVVMKYKHQQHEIADGFSLTTNNRMELLAPIIALETLYEPCNIILTSDSQYMRQGIMTWIHGWKKKGWITSTKQPVKNVDLWKRLDAVSQLHKIDWHWVKGHAGHIENERCDVLARKAAEAKPRQADTGYNPE, encoded by the coding sequence ATGGCCGAACTCAAACAGCTGTATATTTTTACTGATGGCTCTTGCTTAGGAAATCCAGGACCTGGCGGTTATGGCGTGGTAATGAAATATAAACATCAACAACATGAAATCGCCGATGGATTCTCATTAACAACCAATAATCGTATGGAACTTTTAGCCCCAATTATCGCGTTAGAAACCTTATACGAACCCTGTAATATTATTTTAACCAGCGATAGCCAGTATATGCGCCAAGGTATTATGACTTGGATCCATGGTTGGAAGAAAAAGGGCTGGATAACCTCAACTAAACAACCAGTTAAAAATGTCGATTTATGGAAGCGTCTAGATGCGGTAAGTCAATTACACAAGATCGACTGGCACTGGGTAAAAGGCCATGCCGGCCACATTGAAAATGAACGTTGTGATGTATTAGCACGCAAAGCGGCTGAAGCTAAGCCTCGACAAGCTGATACAGGTTATAACCCAGAATAG
- a CDS encoding methyltransferase domain-containing protein — translation MLKPLIWQDLPFGELLQAEIEAKLAPWWPRIFGYHLLKAGALSSQLNSLHCSIARHFSVYDGADASIQADPHHLPVQQSAIDAVLSCFLLEFESDPYQILREFDRVLISSGYIFIVGFNPISPAFIGKILPKYQTQLPWNGQFFMPSRVKDWLGLLGYKVLADERLMYHSLLGHRGVNTPNQPSKPQQAPLWQKSIANWLPSTGSVYLIVARKMTTPLTPIKDKSKVKAPNWSTAPSAGRTGLTHTPSIETQTLNNSKS, via the coding sequence ATGTTAAAACCCCTTATTTGGCAAGATTTACCTTTTGGTGAATTATTGCAAGCTGAGATTGAAGCAAAATTAGCCCCATGGTGGCCGCGAATATTTGGCTATCATTTACTTAAAGCAGGGGCGTTAAGTAGCCAGTTAAACAGTTTACATTGCAGCATAGCACGGCATTTTTCTGTTTATGATGGTGCAGATGCGAGTATTCAAGCCGATCCGCATCATTTACCTGTACAACAAAGTGCCATTGATGCTGTGTTAAGTTGTTTTCTTTTAGAATTTGAATCAGACCCTTATCAAATTTTACGAGAGTTCGACAGAGTGCTCATTAGCAGTGGTTATATTTTTATTGTTGGTTTTAATCCCATCAGTCCGGCTTTTATAGGCAAAATATTGCCTAAATATCAAACTCAGTTACCTTGGAACGGGCAGTTTTTTATGCCATCAAGAGTTAAAGATTGGCTTGGGTTACTGGGATATAAAGTACTAGCAGATGAACGGTTAATGTACCATTCGTTATTAGGGCACCGCGGAGTCAACACGCCTAATCAACCGAGCAAACCTCAACAAGCACCATTGTGGCAAAAAAGTATCGCCAACTGGCTACCTAGTACTGGCAGTGTTTACTTAATCGTGGCTCGAAAAATGACGACGCCACTTACACCGATTAAAGATAAGTCGAAGGTCAAAGCGCCTAACTGGTCAACGGCGCCATCGGCAGGTCGTACCGGGTTAACTCACACTCCGAGTATTGAGACCCAGACATTAAACAATTCAAAATCATAA
- the gloB gene encoding hydroxyacylglutathione hydrolase: protein MLNVHTIPAFNDNYLWLIHQTSSLDAYVVDPGCGQSVIDYLATTELNLVGILITHHHSDHTGGIKQLQQHFNNRLIVYGPSNEPIDGLTHPLTVSSDINIEIPHLGLTQVMAVPGHTLGHIAYYIDDKLFCGDTLFSGGCGRLFEGTPTQMLQSLTMLANLPDQTQVFCAHEYTQSNVDFALHVTPNNSQLIDYAHKVGQLRSQNIPTIPSTIATEKAINPFLRCHLNETQVAISTEYKITNIDDIQTFTLLREWKNQF, encoded by the coding sequence ATGCTTAACGTTCATACCATTCCAGCTTTTAATGACAACTACCTCTGGTTAATTCATCAAACAAGTAGCCTTGATGCTTATGTAGTTGACCCTGGCTGCGGCCAAAGTGTTATCGATTACCTAGCTACAACAGAACTTAATTTAGTCGGCATACTCATTACTCATCATCACAGCGACCATACTGGCGGTATAAAACAACTGCAGCAGCACTTCAACAACCGTCTTATTGTTTATGGTCCGAGTAACGAACCTATCGATGGTTTAACCCATCCTTTAACCGTTTCATCGGATATAAATATTGAGATACCTCATTTAGGGCTTACCCAAGTGATGGCAGTTCCTGGGCATACTTTAGGTCATATTGCCTATTATATTGATGATAAATTATTTTGTGGTGATACCTTATTCAGTGGCGGATGTGGACGTTTATTCGAAGGCACACCGACACAAATGCTGCAATCGTTAACTATGCTGGCAAACTTACCCGACCAAACCCAAGTCTTTTGTGCTCATGAATACACACAATCCAATGTCGATTTCGCCTTACATGTCACACCAAATAATTCACAGTTGATTGATTATGCCCACAAAGTTGGCCAATTACGCTCACAAAACATACCAACGATACCTAGCACAATCGCGACAGAAAAAGCCATAAACCCGTTCCTACGTTGTCATCTAAATGAGACTCAAGTCGCAATATCAACAGAATACAAAATAACAAATATAGATGATATTCAGACATTTACATTGTTAAGGGAATGGAAAAATCAATTTTAG
- a CDS encoding LysM peptidoglycan-binding domain-containing protein, whose translation MKANLIIIAGSMLAITGCQTLHTAEPSSDSTTHTVTANAKNKKSATVTLDQIEEQVAEVNDLWLMIGNQMRFPVVDNALVAQYRQWYIENPTHLEIVTQRAQPYLYYIVEQLKKRNLPLELALLPIVESGFDPLAYSPSDASGLWQLTAPTAMSFGVKTNWWYDGRRDVASSTKAALDLMEYLYAKMDHNWLYTIAAYNSGEGRIFNAIKHNQARGKSTDFWSLSLPRETAHYVPQLLALADVIKHADKYGINLIPIDNSPQIEVVNIESQLDINLAADLAQIDINDLKAINPGLKRWATAPQGPHQLIVPSEKAASFKRALATIEPNSRINWVRYKIKSGDSISEIADQFETTATLIRSSNGIKGNNIVAGRFLIIPVAAKDPDLVTMTADQVLARRTVVKSSSNKQAYTIKSGDSLWKIAQSQQVTVAQLMKWNNLKKQSTLAIGKSLVIFPNEVASLTASNDKTVSYRVQSGDSLARIALKYKVTVAELIEWNSLQNSKLIQPGQILKLIMTNS comes from the coding sequence ATGAAAGCAAACTTGATTATTATAGCTGGCAGTATGCTGGCTATAACGGGGTGCCAGACACTCCATACTGCAGAGCCAAGTTCTGATAGTACAACCCACACTGTTACAGCTAACGCTAAAAACAAAAAATCAGCGACCGTAACCCTTGATCAAATTGAAGAACAAGTTGCTGAAGTTAACGATTTATGGCTCATGATCGGCAATCAAATGCGCTTTCCTGTTGTCGATAATGCTTTAGTGGCTCAATACCGCCAATGGTACATCGAGAATCCTACGCATTTAGAAATCGTGACTCAACGTGCTCAGCCATATCTGTATTACATTGTCGAACAGTTAAAAAAGCGCAATTTACCTTTAGAGCTAGCATTGTTACCTATTGTTGAAAGTGGCTTTGACCCACTCGCCTATTCACCAAGTGATGCCTCGGGGTTATGGCAATTAACCGCGCCAACGGCCATGTCGTTCGGTGTAAAGACAAATTGGTGGTATGACGGACGCCGTGATGTTGCCTCATCGACAAAAGCTGCTTTAGATTTAATGGAATACCTCTACGCCAAAATGGATCACAATTGGTTATATACCATTGCCGCTTATAACTCAGGTGAAGGCCGAATATTCAATGCAATAAAACATAACCAGGCCCGTGGAAAATCGACAGATTTCTGGTCACTATCGCTGCCTCGGGAAACAGCTCATTATGTGCCTCAGTTATTAGCATTGGCCGATGTCATTAAACATGCAGACAAGTACGGTATCAATTTAATCCCTATTGATAATTCACCTCAGATAGAGGTAGTCAATATTGAAAGTCAACTCGACATTAACTTAGCTGCTGATTTGGCTCAAATTGACATAAATGATTTAAAAGCGATTAATCCAGGTTTAAAGCGCTGGGCAACCGCCCCACAAGGTCCACATCAATTGATTGTACCTAGTGAAAAAGCGGCTTCCTTTAAACGAGCATTAGCCACTATTGAACCAAACTCCCGTATTAACTGGGTTCGGTATAAAATTAAATCTGGTGACAGCATCAGTGAAATTGCCGACCAATTTGAAACCACTGCAACATTAATAAGAAGCAGTAACGGTATTAAAGGCAATAATATTGTTGCTGGTCGTTTTTTAATTATTCCTGTTGCGGCAAAAGATCCCGATCTCGTCACCATGACCGCAGACCAAGTACTCGCGCGTAGAACCGTGGTTAAATCAAGCTCGAACAAGCAAGCTTATACCATTAAATCTGGTGATTCATTATGGAAGATAGCGCAGTCACAGCAAGTGACCGTCGCACAACTAATGAAGTGGAATAATCTTAAAAAACAATCCACGTTAGCCATTGGCAAATCATTAGTTATTTTTCCTAATGAAGTCGCCTCTCTCACTGCAAGCAATGATAAAACGGTTAGCTATCGCGTACAATCAGGTGACTCTTTAGCGCGTATAGCACTTAAATATAAGGTTACCGTTGCAGAGTTAATCGAATGGAACAGTTTACAAAACAGTAAATTGATCCAACCAGGACAGATACTGAAATTGATTATGACCAATAGCTAG
- a CDS encoding AsmA family protein — protein sequence MKLIKWLLAIVLTLVIGVTVYLTMFFDLNNFKPQIVDAVKKQTGRDLQISQDLSWSVFPSLGIKLGGISLSNPNGFTPASMLDVNEAVANVALMPLFSQQIEVDLLKLDGLTLNLVTQKDGKTSFDGLTAETSAEKPQSTSSNSEAMSLQTLDIGGIELTNTNINIIDVASNTTQTFSLKSFTLGQFSLGQFADFAYEFSATLPDMQLASSGQGKVKVDQALQNVTINDFDMVHKAQGDSLPGKAITAELSTQMTMALDAKTIELQLTKMSAMDLAATGDIKINYGNSIPKIAMNLDVGDIDVDALLPKQEGDAKETEATSETASTQEPDLSALKSIDLTLNLTAKSIKVSNMLTQNWQMKMAINKGVLTLSSLTADLYEGKLALSAKLDGRKAVPTYVFDKKLTGVQIRPLLIDAAEVDLLSGTASFEVKGSGASLIADNLKNNLNAVGQFEVADGSLYGVNIPQMIRSAQQKLKGDLSADKKEELKTDFTSLTGSFTMKDAVVTNPDLAMASPLIRLNGKGTANIATEALDYTLTTSVVGSLSGQGEAADESLKGIDIPLTIKGTFQEPKFGIDTKALLEGQFKDEADKAKEKLKEGLFKKLGI from the coding sequence ATGAAACTAATAAAGTGGTTGTTAGCAATAGTGCTAACGTTAGTGATAGGTGTAACTGTCTACCTCACAATGTTTTTCGATTTAAATAATTTTAAACCGCAAATTGTCGATGCGGTAAAAAAACAAACTGGCCGTGATTTACAAATCAGCCAAGATTTAAGTTGGAGCGTGTTTCCATCTTTAGGCATCAAGCTTGGGGGCATTTCGTTATCGAACCCAAATGGGTTTACCCCAGCTTCGATGCTTGATGTTAATGAGGCCGTGGCTAATGTGGCGTTGATGCCATTATTTAGCCAACAAATTGAAGTTGATTTATTAAAGCTTGATGGCTTAACACTCAACTTAGTTACTCAAAAAGACGGCAAGACCAGCTTTGATGGTTTGACTGCTGAAACATCGGCAGAAAAACCGCAATCAACCTCAAGCAATTCAGAAGCGATGTCTTTACAGACCTTAGATATTGGCGGCATTGAACTTACCAATACGAATATCAATATTATTGATGTGGCCAGCAATACGACTCAAACCTTCAGTCTAAAAAGTTTTACTTTAGGACAGTTCAGCCTAGGACAATTCGCTGATTTTGCTTACGAGTTTTCAGCGACACTGCCTGATATGCAGTTAGCGTCATCTGGGCAAGGCAAAGTTAAAGTCGACCAAGCATTGCAGAATGTCACGATTAATGATTTTGACATGGTGCATAAAGCCCAAGGCGATAGCTTGCCAGGCAAAGCGATTACCGCAGAGCTGAGTACACAAATGACGATGGCATTAGATGCCAAAACCATTGAGCTGCAATTGACTAAAATGTCAGCTATGGACTTAGCTGCCACTGGCGATATTAAGATTAATTATGGTAATAGCATTCCTAAAATTGCGATGAATCTTGATGTTGGCGATATTGATGTCGATGCATTACTGCCAAAGCAAGAAGGCGATGCGAAAGAAACTGAGGCAACATCTGAAACTGCGTCAACTCAAGAACCTGATTTATCGGCATTAAAGAGTATAGATTTAACTCTAAACTTAACCGCTAAATCAATTAAAGTCAGTAATATGTTAACGCAAAATTGGCAAATGAAAATGGCCATTAATAAAGGTGTATTAACGTTATCGTCGCTGACAGCCGATTTATATGAAGGTAAGCTAGCACTTAGCGCTAAGCTTGATGGTCGTAAAGCGGTACCAACTTATGTGTTTGATAAAAAGTTAACTGGGGTGCAAATTCGTCCGTTATTAATCGATGCTGCTGAAGTGGATTTACTTTCTGGAACAGCGAGTTTTGAAGTTAAAGGCAGCGGTGCCAGTTTGATTGCTGATAATCTAAAAAACAATCTTAATGCAGTGGGTCAGTTTGAAGTAGCAGATGGCTCGTTGTATGGGGTTAACATTCCACAGATGATCCGTAGCGCGCAGCAAAAATTGAAAGGTGATTTATCGGCAGATAAGAAAGAAGAGCTGAAAACCGATTTTACCAGTTTGACCGGTAGTTTCACGATGAAAGATGCTGTTGTGACTAACCCTGATTTAGCGATGGCTTCACCGTTAATTCGCTTAAATGGTAAAGGCACAGCAAACATTGCCACCGAAGCGTTGGATTACACCTTAACAACCAGTGTCGTTGGGTCGTTATCAGGACAAGGCGAAGCTGCTGATGAGTCACTGAAAGGTATCGACATTCCGTTAACTATCAAAGGTACATTCCAAGAGCCTAAGTTTGGCATTGATACCAAAGCGTTATTGGAAGGCCAATTTAAAGATGAGGCTGATAAAGCTAAAGAAAAGCTAAAAGAAGGATTGTTTAAGAAGCTTGGAATTTAA
- a CDS encoding putative 4-hydroxy-4-methyl-2-oxoglutarate aldolase, with translation MLDLLPDLFDYYPEQLTLLSNPWKAFGAKSIFYGEVVTVKCFEDNSKVKSELAKKGHGKVLVVDGGGSTRRALLGDMIALSACDNGWEGIIINGCIRDAGTINTMLIGVQALGANPIKTDKKGVGEVNVTIEIAGISISPGMMIYADLNGVAVSRQALDLAILT, from the coding sequence ATGTTAGATCTATTGCCAGACTTATTTGATTATTACCCTGAACAATTGACGTTGTTGTCAAATCCATGGAAAGCATTCGGCGCAAAATCGATATTCTATGGTGAAGTCGTGACCGTTAAATGTTTTGAAGACAATTCAAAAGTAAAATCTGAATTAGCTAAAAAGGGTCACGGTAAAGTATTGGTTGTTGACGGAGGTGGCTCAACAAGACGTGCATTGCTTGGCGACATGATAGCCTTAAGTGCATGTGACAATGGTTGGGAAGGTATTATCATTAATGGTTGTATTCGTGACGCTGGAACCATTAACACCATGTTAATTGGTGTGCAAGCTTTAGGCGCTAATCCCATTAAAACTGACAAAAAAGGCGTAGGAGAGGTTAATGTCACAATTGAGATTGCTGGCATCAGTATTTCTCCTGGAATGATGATCTACGCAGATTTAAATGGTGTTGCTGTCAGTAGGCAGGCACTGGATTTAGCTATTTTAACTTAA